A part of Rhopalosiphum maidis isolate BTI-1 chromosome 3, ASM367621v3, whole genome shotgun sequence genomic DNA contains:
- the LOC113556379 gene encoding mitotic checkpoint serine/threonine-protein kinase BUB1-like gives MITDTEILSVTEKTMNTVDTSDALDLTKENIRPLRQGRKPIQLETALQAQSNMEIQQKLNKEKEKYEHAIRTYEGDDPLAPHFEYMKWLEQIYLKHGPESNLMPLIEETVQKFKDDSKYKQDPRFITILINFIENQSNAVELYQTVYNQGIGTMCALFYRAWAELLDRYNDFKRVDQIFLLGIKAKAEPVEELEQAHLQFQLSVARRMLNGQITNDDDKNQEPEKRHAFNVLKKSETHSGVRHGFGGVIGKVPQMNNVNGKNTVLRIFEDNDEKGLLGIATNNCDLAQKGLNKENTVKAGPWTKPKKTRSKILKPVSTIDFEVHQDNNLECVTKLPGITVPNALRSIKGNTNLSCPVAVFEPPDPTKRPMYCKEKVYAAGRDVQLEEIRYEIYLKQEKEKQLKEKSHSLSLTKSQPKEKIVKPLKKVILSEDNNEFKVPLPLRNNEPDSLSQSVTVNTRVAIDLVQQMWNSPCADKEEESELISRDRKPIAFDAFEEVDNNIKSCPSDFMVYEDNKTPIDNKVFNIQEKEVVRNQRDFYVYTDDNDQGTIHKEPTVFVDCNDENQVYIDKNDENNGKSFKVPDVYVDNDENVFRKKSSKINQLMGQKGSSSIKNGSKIEAKIPQNQVKNPSDFYVYTDDDDQIIHKEHVLIDQNDKNHVENEIQVYIDKNDDNNGNDFKVPDVYVDNDENVFSKKSSKVNQFMGQKASSSIKNGSKIELKNDKNYKQPCVQNYQVYEDDSYETNNTEKQVDKTKDNSINPSNEGKSPIKKIQNIEVNDDDITCSTKAFAFLLSSSTPLAPGKTKTNFVIENQQQPQTQIEPNKNKETEEFQLGKNLSMILEASKERNSSTSSGIISSSVTKAEQQSSIDFGDAINPFDDELITKLLQRVIKFPNEHHKSGYVEQESELPFMRSEFKLGQNKMTLLNEIGKGSYARVMKVRLDGENAVERALKIQKPACAWEWYISKEIKHRLKDSEKALSYFINMDQMFVFKNGSIISMEFATHGTLLSVILAYKVAMNRSIPITVGALLILQVTSALKYLHQCQIIHGDLKPDNVIIKTLPNQCDQPCVQLIDFGRSIDMTLFPPDTTFTHTVKTADFICHEMREKLPWTYQTDYFGLAGIIYMVLMSDYMKTQKIRKLWVPLKPFPRYIDKELWGTMLSMLLNIESCKKLPNLDEIIRKLNKYLSIQQKVVLKHNFTSLKNALKKN, from the exons ATGATCACTGACACGGAAATTCTTTCCGTTACTGAG aaaaCAATGAATACTGTAGATACATCTGATGCACTGGATTTgactaaagaaaatattagacCACTAAGACAAGGTAGAAAACCAATTCAATTAGAAACTGCTTTACAAGCACAATCTAATATGGAAATTCaacaaaagttaaataaggaGAAAGA aaAATATGAACATGCTATTCGTACATATGAGGGTGATGATCCTTTAGCTCCACATTTTGAGTATATGAAGTGGTtggaacaaatatatttaaaacacggACCAGAAAGTAATTTGATGCCTTTAATTGAAGAAACTGTACAGAAATTCAAAGATGattcaaaatacaaacaaGATCCcagatttattacaattttaattaatttt attgaaAACCAATCAAATGCTGTTGAGTTATATCAAACTGTTTACAACCAAGGTATTGGTACAATGTGTGCTTTGTTTTATCGTGCGTGGGCAGAATTATTGGATAGATACAATGATTTTAAACGTGTggatcaaatatttttgttgggAATTAAAGCTAAGGCTGAACCAGTTGAAGAACTTGAACAAGCTCATCT ccaATTCCAATTAAGCGTTGCTAGGCGAATGCTTAATGGACAGATAACAAATGATGACGATAAGAACCAAGAACCCGAAAAAAGACATGcattcaatgttttaaaaaagtcTGAAACGCATAGTGGTGTCAGGCATGGTTTTGGCGGAGTTATTGGAAAAGTACCTCAAATGAATAATGTCAATGGAAAAAACACTGTTCTTCGGATTTTTGAG gaTAACGATGAGAAGGGATTGCTTGGAATCGCAACTAATAATTGTGATCTTGCTCAAAAAGGCCTAAACAAAGAAAATACAGTTAAAGCTGGACCATGGACCAAACCTAAAAAGACTCGATCAAAAATTCTTAAACCTGTATCGACTATTGACTTTGAAG tacacCAGGATAATAATTTGGAATGTGTGACAAAATTACCTGGTATTACAGTTCCAAATGCTTTACGTAGTATAAAAGGAAATACTAATCTTTCCTGTCCAGTTGCTGTGTTTGAACCTCCAGATCCTACTAAAAGACCTATGTATTGTAAAGAGAAA gtGTATGCGGCTGGTAGAGATGTGCAACTTGAAGAAATTAGGTACGAGATCTACTTAAAACAAGAAAAAGAAAAGc aattaaaagaaaaatcacATTCATTAAGTTTAACAAAATCCCaaccaaaagaaaaaatagtaaaacctttgaaaaaagttattttgtcagaagataataatgaatttaag gttCCACTTCCACTGCGCAACAATGAGCCTGATTCTTTGAGTCAATCTGTCACTGTCAACACAAGAGTTGCAATTGATTTGGTTCAACAAATGTGGAATAGTCCATGTGCAG ataaagaAGAAGAGTCAGAATTAATTTCAAGAGATAGAAAACCAATTGCGTTTGATGCATTTGAAgaagttgataataatataaagtcttGTCCTTcagattttatggtttatgaagaTAACAAAACACCAATTGACAACAAAGTCTTTAATATACAAGAAAAAGAAGTGGTTAGAAATCAAAGAGATTTCTATGTATACACAGATGATAATGATCAAGGAACAATTCATAAAGAACCTACTGTATTTGTTGATTGCAATGATGAAAATCAAGTGTacattgataaaaatgatgaaaacAATGGGAAAAGTTTTAAAGTACCAGATGTATATGTCGATAATGATGAAAATGTGTTCCGCAAAAaaagttctaaaataaatcaattgatGGGTCAAAAAGGAAgtagtagtattaaaaatggttCAAAAATAGAAGCGAAAATACCACAAAATCAAGTTAAAAATCCAAGTGATTTCTATGTTTATACAGATGACGACGatcaaataattcataaagaaCATGTACTCATTGaccaaaatgataaaaatcatgtagaaaatgaaattcaagtatacatagataaaaatgatgataataatggaAACGATTTTAAAGTACCAGACGTATATGTTGATAATGATGAAAATGTGTTCAGCAAAAAAAGTTCTAAAGTGAATCAATTTATGGGTCAAAAAGCAAGTAGTAGTATCAAAAACGGTTCAAAAATAGAACTAAAGaatgataaaaactataaacaaccTTGTGTTCAAAATTATCAAGTCTATGAGGATGACTCTTATGAAACCAATAATACTGAAAAACAAGTAGACAAAACTAAAGACAATTCTATTAATCCAAGTAATGAAGGCAAGTCTcctatcaaaaaaattcaaaat attgaAGTAAATGATGATGACATAACTTGCTCAACAAAAGCATTTGCTTTTCTTTTGTCTAGTTCAACACCATTGGCCCCAGGAAAAACCAAAACCAATTTTGTCATTGAAAATCAACAACAACCACAAAC TCAAATTGaaccaaataaaaacaaagaaaCTGAAGAATTTCAATTGGGAAAAAATTTGAGTATGATACTGGAAGCGTCTAAAGAACGTAATAGTAGTACTTCATCTGGAATTATTTCTTCATCGGTTACAAAAGCAGAACAACAATCTTCAATTGATTTTG gTGATGCAATTAATCCTTTTGATGATGAATTAATAACCAAATTATTACAAAGAGTTATTAAATTTCCTAATGAACATCACAAATCTGGTTATGTAGAGCAAGAATCAGAGTTACCATTTATGCGATCTGAATTCAAATTGG gtcaaaataaaatgacacTGCTTAATGAAATTGGTAAAGGATCATATGCACGTGTGATGAAAGTTAGATTAGACGGTGAAAATGCTGTAGAAAGAGcacttaaaattcaaaaaccagCATGTGCTTGGGAATGGTATATAAGTAAAGAAATCAAGCATCGTCTTAAAGATTCTGAAAAA gCACTATCTTATTTCATTAACATGGATCAGatgtttgttttcaaaaatggaTCAATTATTTCTATGGAATTTGCTACTCATGGAACTCTATTATCTGTAATTTTAGCGTATAAAGTAGCGATG aaccGCTCCATCCCTATAACTGTTGGTGCATTGCTCATTTTACAAGTGACATCAGCACTCAAATACCTTCATCAATGTCAAATCATTCATGGAGATTTAAAACCAGATAAtgtcattattaaaacatt acCTAATCAATGTGATCAACCTTGTGTGCAGTTAATCGATTTTGGTCGTAGTATTGATATGACTTTATTCCCTCCTGATACTACTTTTACACACACAGTGAAAACTGCTGATTTTATTTGTCATGAAATGAGAGAAAAATTGCCTTGGACATACCag actgATTATTTTGGATTAGCTGGAATTATATACATGGTTCTCATGTCAGATTACATGAAAACtcaaaaaatacgtaaattatgGGTGCCATTGAAACCATTTCCAag atatatagacAAAGAACTTTGGGGCACTATGCTGAGTATGTTGTTGAATATAGAATCATGTAAGAAGCTACCTAACTTGGATGAAATTATAAGGaaattgaacaaatatttatcaattcaaCAAAAAGTGGTattgaaacataattttactagcttaaaaaatgcattaaaaaaaaattaa
- the LOC113555962 gene encoding membrane-associated progesterone receptor component 2-like gives MSSNVGDGVPDAVDGLYDVYSVSFWLKVLLNGSLVAIITFLLMKIFMKRNEPEVEEQEDVTLPKMKKRDFTIQELREFDGTKGDGRILVAINGKVFDVTKGKHFYGPGGVYSTFGGHDASRGLATFSVSGKDEYDDLSDLNSLEIESMLEWETQFMEKYDYVGRLLKPGESHSYYTDEEETPTNKLHLENPKQCETEKPINHAVGDSANINELSKTGTKDNEEIIDNNSDVSSNSNDEKPEANKLLDIPTKQDEIHTLEK, from the exons ATGTCATCTAACGTCGGCGATGGAGTGCCGGATGCCGTAGATGGACTTTATGATGTTTACAGCGTGAGCTTTTGGCTTAAAGTGTTGTTGAACGGCAGTCTGGTGGCCATTATCACGTttctattaatgaaaatattcatgAAACGCAACGAGCCTGAAGTCGAAGAACAAGAAGATGTGACGCtaccaaaaatgaaaaagagAGATTTTACCATCCAAGAGCTACGCGAATTTGACGGCACCAAAGGTGACGGACGCATTTTGGTAGCAATCAATGGCAAAGTGTTTGACGTCACTAAAGGAAAACACTTCTATGGACctg GTGGTGTTTACTCAACATTTGGTGGACATGATGCCTCTCGTGGATTAGCTACATTTTCAGTTAGTGGTAAAGATGAATACGATGACCTAAGTGACCTGAATTCTTTAGAGATTGAGTCTATGTTGGAATGGGAAACTCAATTTATgg aaaaatatgattatgttGGGCGTCTATTGAAACCAGGAGAATCTCACAGTTACTATACTGATGAAGAAGAAACTCCTACCAATAAACTCCATCTGgaaaatccaaaacaatgtgaAACTGAAAAACCTATAAACCATGCTGTAGGAGATTCTGCAAATATTAACGAATTATCAAAAACTGGAACCAAAGATAATGAGGAAATTATAGACAACAACAGTGATGTATCTTCAAATAGTAATGACGAAAAACCTGAggccaataaattattagatatccCAACCAAGCAAGATGAAATTCATACCTTGgaaaaatag
- the LOC113557720 gene encoding cell division control protein 45 homolog, translating into MFVDDLVKEFYDVVSKNKILILVNYDVDAICAAKIFQYILRFDNVVYVLVPVKTTTELKKTYEEQKAEVKHIVLINCGGSLDIVDILEPEEDIIFFITDSHRPTDICNVYSSSQIRILTTPEGDEKIPEFDDIFIDEESSEEDSNSDDLNNDSNNDSIEKRQNKRRTLQQNAFIKRKERRNWEEKRKKLLFDYTQFSYYGRSSAILMYDLAWKLHRESVDILWWGIIGVTEQYIFGKTENMRYLKEVELIGDHIGRICEPIINYSDLNSISQTVSSNDTSNLRIESEKDLLLALYRHWTIESSLRYSMFTAVSLKLWTVKGEKRLKQILAEMGLPLSESRQMYHSMDLNLRKQFFGMMEKMSNTHNLLHLTYPSFILHQGFKTRYQSSDYVYSMIATLESNIHGNSSTECFYNTMDSLSRSKKNLLDEGIERAKWILTNMFKHIQAALDMRQVILAGPFYYLIVQEGTLNSQHYSNPQLLIMLATFALRAQVASSYKNKNTRLPLIASAVLDSDKDTCIIVGIPPITESLPRSFFGKAFEQVANKTNIDISLDYFDSSIASMQIKDRPTFFDALTALLS; encoded by the exons TTGTGCCTGTCAAAACTACtactgaattaaaaaaaacttatgaggAACAAAAAGCAgaa gTAAAGCATATAGTGTTAATTAACTGTGGTGGTTCATTAGATATAGTAGACATTTTAGAACCAGAggaagatataattttttttattactgatAGTCATAGACCTACAGATATCTGCAATGTATATAGTAGTTCACAA ATAAGAATTCTCACTACTCCTGAAGGAGATGAAAAAATACCTGAGTttgatgatatatttattgatgaagag tCATCTGAAGAAGATTCTAATTCTGATGATCTAAACAATGACTCAAATAATGATTCTATTGAGAAACGTCAAAACAAAAGAAGAACGCTTCAACAAAATGCATtcataaaaagaaaagaaagaaGAAATTGggaagaaaaaagaaaaaagcttttatttgattacactcaattttcatattatggaAGAtct agTGCTATATTAATGTATGATCTTGCTTGGAAATTACATAGAGAATCTGTTGATATATTGTG gtggGGTATTATTGGTGTAACTGAGCAATACATTTTTggtaaaactgaaaatatgcGTTATTTAAAAGAAGTTGAGTTAATTGGTGATCATATTGGTCGTATTTGTgaacctattattaattatagtgatTTGAATTCTATATCACAAACTGTATCTTCAAACGATACTTCAAATTTAAGAATTGAATCTGAAAAAGA TTTATTATTAGCTTTATACAGACATTGGACAATTGAATCAAGCCTTCGATATTCTATGTTTACAGCTGTATCTTTAAAACTTTGGACTGTAAAAGGAGAGAAaagattaaaacaaattttagctGAGATggg GTTACCTTTATCGGAAAGTCGTCAAATGTACCATTCTATGGATTTAAATTtgcgaaaacaattttttgggATGATGGAAAAAATGTCTAACACTCATAATTTGTTACACTTGACTTATCcttcatttatattacatcAAGGTTTTAAAACCCGGTATCAAAGTTCTGATTATGTTTATTCAATGATTGCTACTTTAGAAAGTAAT attcaTGGAAATTCATCTACTgagtgtttttataatacaatggaTTCATTGTCTCg atccaaaaaaaatttattggaTGAAGGAATAGAAAGAGCCAAATGgatattaactaatatgttTAAACACATACAGGCAGCATTGGATATGAGACAAGTGATATTAGCTGgtccattttattatttaattgttcaaGAG GGTACATTAAATTCACAGCATTATTCCAATCCTcaactattaattatgttagcTACATTTGCATTGCGGGCTCAAGTTGCatcatcatataaaaataaaaacactcgTTTACCATTAATTGCTTCAGCAGTTCTTGATTCAGACAAAGatacttgtattatagttGGTATTCCTCCTATAACAGAATCATTACCTAGAag tTTTTTTGGAAAAGCATTTGAACAAGTAGCCAATAAAACGAATATAGATATTTCATTAGATTACTTTGATTCATCTATTGCTTCAATGCAAATTAAAGATCGGCCAACATTTTTTGATGCATTAACAGCATTACTTAGTTga